From Streptomyces sp. NBC_00775, one genomic window encodes:
- a CDS encoding GNAT family N-acetyltransferase: MTEIHTPRLLLRRWYDDDLAPMADINADPQVMRWIDDGSLRDLDQTAEDIERWEEEWDEEGFGLFAVELLASGELAGVVGLSVPEFLPEVLPAVAISWRLGSPFWGQGYASEAAQATLEFALQDRGLDRVISISRMGDDATENIIRKLGMKPERETAHPVYGFPLHVHAIDLTEYEA, encoded by the coding sequence ATGACCGAGATCCACACCCCCCGTCTCCTCCTCCGCCGCTGGTACGACGACGACCTCGCACCCATGGCGGACATCAACGCGGACCCCCAGGTCATGCGCTGGATCGACGACGGCTCGCTCCGCGACCTGGACCAGACGGCGGAGGACATCGAGCGCTGGGAAGAGGAATGGGACGAGGAGGGCTTCGGCCTCTTCGCCGTGGAACTGCTGGCCTCCGGCGAGCTGGCCGGCGTGGTGGGCCTGTCCGTGCCCGAGTTCCTGCCGGAGGTACTGCCCGCCGTGGCGATCAGCTGGCGGCTCGGCTCACCGTTCTGGGGCCAGGGCTACGCGTCCGAAGCCGCCCAGGCCACGCTGGAGTTCGCGCTCCAGGACCGTGGCCTCGACCGCGTCATCAGCATCAGCCGGATGGGCGACGACGCCACCGAGAACATCATCCGCAAGCTCGGCATGAAGCCGGAACGCGAGACGGCACACCCGGTGTACGGCTTTCCGCTGCACGTCCACGCCATCGACCTCACCGAGTACGAGGCGTGA
- a CDS encoding ATP-binding protein, with the protein MVRRNSFRLPRHPASVGLARRRVRDHLADWGHSADDPALADVVLLVSELATNAVRHGPLLEREFEVAVTALADGSCFIEVSDEGAAEPRLRPVADWEETGRGLHLVENIAVAWGVWSRGRYGKTVWALVAAAPTPSA; encoded by the coding sequence GTGGTGAGACGCAACTCATTCCGGCTGCCCAGGCATCCGGCGTCCGTCGGTCTCGCCCGGCGCCGCGTACGGGACCACCTGGCCGACTGGGGTCACAGCGCCGACGATCCGGCCCTTGCGGATGTCGTGCTGCTCGTCTCCGAGCTGGCGACCAACGCCGTGCGCCACGGACCCCTGCTTGAGCGGGAGTTCGAGGTCGCGGTGACCGCCCTCGCCGACGGCTCCTGCTTCATAGAGGTCTCCGACGAGGGTGCCGCCGAGCCCCGTCTGCGGCCGGTCGCCGACTGGGAGGAGACCGGCCGCGGGCTCCATCTCGTGGAGAACATCGCCGTGGCGTGGGGGGTGTGGAGCCGGGGGAGGTACGGGAAGACGGTGTGGGCGCTGGTGGCAGCCGCGCCCACACCGTCTGCCTGA
- a CDS encoding response regulator transcription factor — MTAHEGATVLVVEDEPSIADVLAIALRYHRFEVMTAGTVRQALTLAERTRPDAALLDVMLPDGDGRALGHELRERQPDLAIVFLTARDAPAEIVGALGFGDDYITKPFNIDEVVARITAVLRRTRPDDVLPQRPPLRYGDLELDETTYCVHRAGRTVELTPTEYALLRFLVRNGGRIVPKEQLLRHVWQYEHPAESTVVETYISYLRRKLEPLGPPVIQTRRGVGYGLT, encoded by the coding sequence ATGACCGCTCACGAGGGAGCCACCGTCCTCGTCGTCGAGGACGAGCCGAGCATCGCGGACGTCCTCGCCATCGCCCTGCGCTACCACCGTTTCGAGGTGATGACCGCGGGCACCGTCCGCCAGGCGCTCACGCTCGCCGAGCGCACCCGCCCCGACGCGGCGCTGCTCGACGTGATGCTGCCGGACGGCGACGGCCGGGCGCTCGGCCATGAACTGCGGGAGCGTCAGCCGGACTTGGCGATCGTCTTCCTCACCGCGCGGGACGCGCCCGCCGAGATCGTGGGCGCGCTCGGCTTCGGCGACGACTACATCACCAAGCCGTTCAACATCGACGAGGTCGTCGCCCGGATCACGGCCGTCCTGCGCCGCACCCGCCCCGACGACGTCCTGCCGCAGCGCCCGCCCCTGCGCTACGGCGACCTGGAGCTGGACGAGACGACGTACTGCGTCCACCGCGCGGGCCGCACGGTCGAGCTCACCCCCACCGAGTACGCCCTGCTGCGCTTCCTGGTCCGCAACGGCGGACGGATCGTGCCCAAGGAGCAACTCCTGCGCCACGTATGGCAGTACGAGCACCCCGCCGAGTCGACCGTCGTGGAGACGTACATCAGCTATCTGCGGCGCAAGCTCGAACCGCTGGGACCGCCGGTGATACAGACCCGGCGAGGCGTCGGATACGGGCTCACATGA
- a CDS encoding sensor histidine kinase — MHSLRGGLTLANVGLLALGIVMATAVSLMGMRHYLVDQVDTDLIKTRDSLGSSRLTMREIDSLSAVAFVRDRLIASADESPRPDSIFAAVDRSGKAVTIGGIGGFKPTSSQLALAEAVDDPHALVADRDPHDVTVHGASYRVTGARFADGTYVLLATSTDGLHKGIAKALKLDLAFGTLLLALLACLTMFSVRRRMRPLEAMVETSSAIAEGDLTRRVPSSHHPTQEVEQLRLALNSMLHQVESAYRTRERSAAQLRRFVGDASHELRTPLSAIRGYLQLYEKGMLTDPAERRRAWDRMNAEADRMGRLVDELLTLARLDQRPELRFRNVDLSRLVRDAAADLRAQQPGRPVSVGAEGTLLLHADESGLRQVLGNLVGNVRTHTPAEVPVRLGLEREDGVVRLCVADEGPGLAEDDAARIFDRFFRAGGGAGSGLGMAIVQGVVTAHGGKVAVRTAPGEGLAVTVTLPAH, encoded by the coding sequence ATCCACTCGCTGCGCGGCGGCTTGACGCTCGCGAACGTGGGGCTGCTGGCCCTGGGCATCGTGATGGCGACCGCGGTGAGCCTGATGGGCATGCGGCACTATCTGGTCGACCAGGTCGACACGGACCTGATCAAGACGCGGGACTCGCTGGGCAGTTCACGGCTCACCATGCGGGAGATCGACTCGCTGAGCGCGGTGGCGTTCGTACGCGACCGGCTCATCGCCTCCGCGGACGAGTCACCGAGGCCGGACTCGATCTTCGCGGCGGTCGACCGGAGCGGGAAGGCCGTCACCATCGGCGGCATCGGCGGCTTCAAGCCGACCAGCAGCCAGCTCGCCCTGGCGGAAGCGGTGGACGACCCGCACGCGCTCGTCGCCGACCGCGACCCGCACGACGTGACGGTGCATGGCGCCTCCTACCGGGTGACCGGGGCACGGTTCGCCGACGGAACGTACGTCCTGCTCGCCACCTCGACCGACGGGCTGCACAAGGGCATAGCGAAGGCGCTCAAGCTCGATCTGGCCTTCGGCACCCTGCTGTTGGCGCTGCTGGCCTGCCTGACGATGTTCAGCGTGCGCCGCCGGATGCGGCCGCTGGAGGCCATGGTGGAGACCTCGTCGGCGATCGCCGAGGGGGATCTGACCCGGCGCGTGCCCTCCAGCCACCATCCGACCCAGGAGGTCGAACAGCTGCGGCTCGCCCTCAACTCCATGCTCCACCAGGTCGAGTCGGCGTACCGGACGCGCGAGCGCAGCGCGGCCCAGCTGCGCCGGTTCGTCGGGGACGCCTCGCACGAACTGCGCACACCGCTGTCGGCGATACGCGGCTATCTCCAGCTGTACGAGAAGGGCATGCTGACCGATCCCGCCGAGCGCAGGCGGGCCTGGGACCGGATGAACGCGGAGGCCGACCGCATGGGCCGGCTCGTGGACGAGCTGCTCACCCTGGCCCGGCTCGACCAGCGCCCCGAACTCCGCTTCAGAAACGTCGACTTGAGCCGACTGGTACGGGACGCGGCCGCGGATCTGCGGGCCCAGCAGCCGGGGCGCCCGGTGAGCGTGGGCGCCGAAGGCACGCTGCTGCTGCACGCCGACGAGTCGGGGCTGCGGCAGGTGCTCGGCAACCTCGTGGGCAACGTACGCACCCACACACCCGCCGAAGTGCCGGTGCGGCTCGGTCTGGAGCGCGAGGACGGCGTCGTACGGTTGTGTGTCGCGGACGAGGGTCCCGGGCTCGCGGAGGACGACGCGGCGCGCATCTTCGACCGGTTCTTCCGGGCGGGCGGCGGCGCGGGCAGCGGGCTCGGCATGGCGATCGTGCAGGGCGTGGTGACGGCGCACGGGGGCAAGGTGGCGGTGCGGACGGCGCCGGGCGAGGGGCTGGCGGTCACGGTGACGCTCCCGGCGCACTGA
- a CDS encoding metallophosphoesterase, protein MVIVFVLAGVAALAVLGGLHWYAWRRLVRDTTAGPGVVRRVGAVVFAAGPLLMFGAVASERGGAPFWVQRVLAWPGFLWMALAIYLVLALVVGELVRPVVRWVVERRAGGGGSAPAVVVGAGPRRGIRPRSGAESVGLQGAGVDAPSAAGGHPGTAPPVGLAGAGRPPSAEGAFRPAPSADTASLPLPSTETASRRPLSAEGASRRLFVSRVVGGAAAAAAVGTVGYGTYGVLRGPRVKRVTVPLAKLPRSAHGFRIAVVSDIHLGPVLGRGFAQKVVDTINSTQPDLIAVVGDLVDGSVKDLGPAAAPLAQLRARHGAFFVTGNHEYFSGAAQWVREVRELGIQPLENARTEVAGFDLAGVNDVQGESEGQGPDFGKALGDRDASRACVLLAHQPVQIHEAVRYGVDLQLSGHTHGGQLWPGNFIAAAANPTLAGLERYGDTQLYVSRGAGAWGPPTRVGAPSDITVVELASREA, encoded by the coding sequence ATGGTCATCGTTTTCGTGCTGGCGGGCGTGGCCGCGCTGGCCGTGCTCGGGGGGCTGCACTGGTATGCCTGGCGGCGGCTGGTGCGGGACACGACGGCCGGGCCGGGGGTGGTCCGGCGGGTGGGCGCGGTGGTTTTTGCCGCCGGGCCGCTGTTGATGTTCGGCGCTGTCGCGAGTGAGCGCGGTGGGGCGCCTTTCTGGGTTCAGCGGGTGCTGGCCTGGCCCGGGTTTCTGTGGATGGCGCTGGCGATCTATCTGGTGCTGGCGCTGGTGGTGGGGGAGCTCGTACGGCCGGTCGTGCGGTGGGTTGTCGAGCGGCGTGCGGGGGGTGGGGGTTCCGCGCCCGCCGTTGTGGTGGGGGCGGGTCCGCGCCGGGGTATCCGTCCTCGGTCTGGCGCGGAATCGGTCGGCCTTCAAGGAGCCGGCGTTGACGCGCCATCCGCTGCGGGCGGACACCCCGGCACGGCCCCTCCGGTCGGATTGGCGGGTGCGGGCCGTCCCCCATCGGCGGAGGGTGCCTTTCGGCCTGCCCCATCGGCGGATACAGCCTCCCTGCCTCTCCCCTCGACGGAGACAGCCTCCCGGCGTCCCCTGTCGGCGGAGGGAGCGTCCCGGCGGCTCTTCGTCTCCCGGGTCGTGGGTGGGGCCGCTGCGGCTGCCGCCGTGGGGACTGTGGGGTACGGGACGTACGGGGTTCTGCGGGGGCCTCGGGTGAAGCGGGTCACTGTGCCGCTGGCCAAGTTGCCGCGCTCTGCGCATGGGTTCCGGATCGCTGTTGTCAGTGACATTCATCTGGGGCCGGTGCTCGGGCGTGGCTTCGCACAGAAGGTCGTTGACACCATTAACTCGACGCAGCCCGATCTCATTGCCGTGGTCGGGGATCTGGTCGACGGCAGCGTGAAGGATCTGGGACCGGCGGCCGCGCCTCTTGCTCAGCTTCGGGCGCGGCACGGGGCGTTCTTCGTGACCGGTAATCACGAGTATTTCTCCGGGGCCGCGCAATGGGTCCGGGAAGTGCGGGAGCTGGGGATCCAGCCTCTGGAGAACGCGCGTACCGAGGTGGCCGGATTCGATCTCGCCGGCGTGAATGACGTACAAGGAGAGAGCGAGGGGCAGGGGCCCGACTTCGGGAAAGCCCTGGGGGATCGGGATGCCTCACGCGCGTGCGTGCTTCTCGCGCATCAGCCTGTGCAGATTCATGAGGCCGTGCGGTACGGGGTCGATCTTCAGCTGTCGGGGCACACCCACGGTGGGCAATTGTGGCCGGGGAATTTCATCGCCGCGGCCGCCAATCCAACGCTCGCGGGGCTGGAGCGGTACGGGGACACCCAGTTGTACGTCTCCCGGGGTGCGGGGGCCTGGGGGCCGCCGACGCGGGTGGGTGCCCCCTCGGACATCACCGTCGTGGAGCTGGCCTCCAGGGAAGCCTGA
- a CDS encoding SCO4848 family membrane protein, translated as MKLSRPVSWFLLAFGVWSWVIWVTFIKNLFKDGSGLAFDDAGNPTAYLWVHLTLAVVSFVLGTVVGWIGLRGVRALRQTS; from the coding sequence ATGAAGCTCAGCCGCCCCGTGTCCTGGTTCCTGCTCGCCTTCGGGGTGTGGAGCTGGGTCATTTGGGTCACTTTCATCAAGAATTTGTTCAAGGACGGCAGCGGGCTCGCGTTCGACGACGCGGGTAATCCGACGGCGTACCTCTGGGTGCATCTGACGCTCGCCGTCGTCTCCTTTGTGTTGGGGACGGTCGTCGGGTGGATCGGGTTGCGCGGGGTGCGCGCTTTGCGCCAGACGTCATAG
- a CDS encoding sulfatase-like hydrolase/transferase has protein sequence MSFNTSSRQLPNTDEKPPEEGPAPEPSPEPLPEATAETSTPGASAAAPAEPLSGDGETQAEAASGNGETPAEATATAAEVEAPADAEAPAATSDDTEAPATTSDDAEAPAAPSDDTEAPAEVTEDPAEAAPAPTPAPAPTRGRRRWHGWRERYPLAARALAWTTTALAAALVLFALLMPSRIDTFRPAEFFRIPVEAIFGAAVLIVLPRKPRIAVAALAGLCLGALTVLNFLDIGFNEYLGRGFNVVLDWTLFSDAQAYLQDTMGKNGALGIVVLVVVLVIAVLVLMTLSVVRLGNLVARNTDLATRTTLVMAIVWVTCAALGVQFTGVPIAAEHTTLVVQDRAVRVRNTLRDEAAFAKVAKKDAFANTPPDQLLTGLRGKDMMITFIESYGRSAIEDPVMAPGVDATLTSENEKLTKAGFAAKSGWLTSATYGGSSWLGHSTFLSGLWINNQQRYRTVTAGNHLTLPGAFKKTGAWDTVGVMPGVQKAWPESKFYGIDKVYDSRDLGYKGPKFSWSTMPDQYALTAFERLEHSKKHDKPLMSTIILTSSHQPWAPIPKTVPQDQVGDGSVYDAIEKAGKSPADIITDSTKSKEEYGKSIQYSVTSLIDYLVKYGNKNTVLIFLGDHQPIARVSGNNASRDVPVSIVAKDPKVLDKIADWNWTDGLQPEHNAPVWKMSAFRDRFLTVYGSTPHP, from the coding sequence TTGTCGTTCAACACGAGCTCTCGACAGCTGCCGAACACGGACGAGAAGCCTCCGGAGGAGGGTCCCGCGCCGGAGCCTTCGCCGGAGCCATTGCCGGAGGCCACCGCGGAGACGTCCACCCCGGGCGCCAGTGCGGCGGCCCCGGCCGAACCCCTCTCAGGTGACGGCGAGACCCAGGCCGAGGCTGCCTCCGGTAACGGCGAGACCCCGGCCGAGGCCACCGCGACCGCCGCAGAAGTTGAAGCCCCCGCCGACGCCGAAGCCCCGGCCGCCACCTCGGATGACACCGAAGCCCCGGCCACCACCTCGGATGACGCCGAAGCCCCGGCCGCCCCCTCGGATGACACCGAAGCCCCGGCCGAAGTCACCGAAGATCCGGCCGAAGCCGCCCCGGCCCCCACGCCGGCCCCCGCCCCCACCCGAGGCCGGCGGCGCTGGCACGGCTGGCGCGAGAGGTACCCCCTCGCGGCCCGCGCCCTGGCGTGGACCACCACCGCCCTGGCCGCCGCGCTCGTGCTGTTCGCGCTGCTCATGCCGAGCAGGATCGACACCTTCCGGCCCGCCGAGTTCTTCCGTATCCCGGTGGAGGCGATCTTCGGCGCCGCCGTGCTGATCGTCCTGCCGCGCAAGCCGCGGATCGCCGTGGCGGCGCTCGCCGGGCTGTGCCTCGGCGCGCTGACGGTCCTGAACTTCCTCGACATCGGCTTCAACGAATACCTCGGGCGCGGATTCAACGTCGTCCTCGACTGGACGCTGTTCAGCGACGCGCAGGCGTACCTCCAGGACACGATGGGCAAGAACGGCGCGCTCGGCATCGTGGTGCTGGTCGTGGTCCTCGTGATCGCGGTGCTCGTCCTCATGACGCTGTCGGTCGTCCGGCTGGGCAACCTGGTGGCCCGGAACACCGACCTGGCGACGCGTACGACGCTGGTGATGGCCATCGTCTGGGTCACCTGCGCGGCGCTCGGCGTGCAGTTCACCGGCGTACCGATCGCCGCCGAGCACACGACGCTGGTCGTCCAGGACCGTGCCGTGCGGGTGCGGAACACCCTCCGCGACGAGGCGGCGTTCGCGAAGGTCGCCAAGAAGGACGCGTTCGCCAACACCCCGCCGGACCAGCTGCTGACGGGGCTGCGCGGCAAGGACATGATGATCACGTTCATCGAGAGCTACGGCCGCAGCGCGATCGAGGACCCGGTCATGGCGCCGGGTGTCGACGCGACCCTCACCTCCGAGAACGAGAAGCTGACCAAGGCCGGGTTCGCGGCGAAGAGCGGCTGGCTGACCTCGGCGACGTACGGCGGAAGCAGCTGGCTGGGTCACTCCACGTTTCTGTCGGGCCTGTGGATCAACAACCAGCAGCGCTACCGCACCGTGACCGCGGGCAACCACCTGACCCTCCCCGGCGCCTTCAAGAAGACGGGCGCCTGGGACACGGTCGGCGTCATGCCGGGTGTGCAGAAGGCTTGGCCGGAGTCGAAGTTCTACGGCATCGACAAGGTCTACGACTCCCGCGATCTCGGCTACAAGGGACCGAAGTTCAGCTGGTCGACCATGCCCGACCAGTACGCGCTGACCGCGTTCGAGCGGCTGGAGCACAGCAAGAAGCACGACAAGCCGCTGATGTCGACGATCATCCTGACCTCCAGCCACCAGCCCTGGGCACCGATCCCCAAGACGGTCCCCCAGGACCAGGTCGGCGACGGCTCGGTCTACGACGCCATCGAGAAGGCCGGCAAGAGCCCCGCGGACATCATCACCGACTCCACCAAGTCCAAGGAGGAGTACGGCAAGTCCATCCAGTACTCGGTGACCAGCCTCATCGACTACCTGGTGAAGTACGGCAACAAGAACACCGTGCTGATCTTCCTCGGCGACCACCAGCCGATCGCCCGGGTCAGCGGCAACAACGCCAGCCGTGACGTGCCGGTGTCGATCGTCGCCAAGGACCCGAAGGTCCTCGACAAGATCGCCGACTGGAACTGGACGGACGGCCTGCAGCCGGAGCACAACGCCCCGGTCTGGAAGATGAGCGCGTTCCGCGACCGCTTCCTGACGGTGTACGGCTCCACACCGCACCCGTAA
- a CDS encoding D-alanyl-D-alanine carboxypeptidase family protein, translated as MPATKKTVKRSLLVTSATLLALSLTAPVPAFADASPTATATPTTTPSATPPVNMSTVGGERLGEAGTQVNLGAGAPVLPKDLTARSWIVSDAESGDILAAHNAHWRLPPASTLKMLFADTLLPKFPKSAEHKVASSDLAGIGAGSSMVGIKEDETYTVHDLWLGVFLRSGNDAVHVLSAMNKGVDQTVKDMQAHAEELQALDTHVVSPDGYDAKGQVSSAYDLTLFARSGLQKKDFREYCSTVRAKFPGETTKNKKGKKTRESFEIQNTNRLLTGDSDVSTYQGIAGVKNGNTTNAGATFTGVAERDGKVLLVTVMNPEKNEHNEVYKETARLFDWGFKASGKVEPVGELVPPKGVETSAQPGAKPSGGSGKDNASTKPVAAASEAQDGSSGIGIALAITGGLLVLLAAGAFLINRRWPLPDLMRRRR; from the coding sequence GTGCCCGCCACCAAAAAGACCGTCAAGCGATCCTTGTTGGTCACTTCCGCCACCCTGTTGGCTCTTTCGCTCACCGCGCCCGTACCCGCGTTCGCGGACGCGAGCCCCACAGCGACAGCGACCCCGACCACGACCCCGTCGGCCACACCCCCGGTGAACATGTCGACCGTCGGCGGCGAACGGCTGGGCGAGGCCGGAACCCAGGTGAACCTCGGCGCCGGCGCCCCCGTACTGCCCAAGGACCTCACCGCACGCTCCTGGATCGTCTCGGACGCGGAGTCCGGCGACATCCTGGCCGCCCACAACGCGCACTGGCGGCTGCCCCCGGCGAGCACCCTGAAGATGCTGTTCGCCGACACCCTGCTGCCGAAGTTCCCGAAGAGCGCCGAGCACAAGGTGGCCTCCTCCGACCTGGCGGGCATCGGCGCGGGCTCCAGCATGGTGGGGATAAAGGAGGACGAGACCTACACGGTCCACGACCTGTGGCTCGGCGTCTTCCTGCGCTCCGGCAACGACGCCGTGCACGTGCTGTCGGCGATGAACAAGGGCGTCGACCAGACGGTCAAGGACATGCAGGCGCACGCCGAGGAGCTCCAGGCCCTCGACACGCACGTGGTCAGCCCCGACGGCTACGACGCGAAGGGCCAGGTGTCGTCGGCGTACGACCTGACGCTGTTCGCCCGCTCCGGGCTGCAGAAGAAGGACTTCCGGGAGTACTGCTCGACGGTGCGGGCGAAGTTCCCGGGCGAGACCACGAAGAACAAGAAGGGCAAGAAGACCCGGGAGTCCTTCGAGATCCAGAACACCAACCGCCTGCTGACGGGCGACAGCGACGTCTCCACCTACCAGGGCATCGCGGGCGTCAAGAACGGCAACACCACCAACGCGGGCGCCACCTTCACCGGCGTCGCCGAACGCGACGGCAAAGTGCTGCTCGTCACGGTCATGAACCCGGAGAAGAACGAGCACAACGAGGTCTACAAGGAGACCGCGCGGCTCTTCGACTGGGGCTTCAAGGCCTCGGGCAAGGTCGAGCCGGTGGGTGAGCTGGTGCCGCCGAAGGGCGTGGAGACGAGCGCGCAGCCGGGCGCGAAGCCATCGGGAGGTTCGGGCAAGGACAACGCGTCCACGAAGCCGGTGGCCGCCGCCTCCGAAGCGCAGGACGGTTCGAGCGGCATCGGCATCGCGCTGGCCATCACCGGCGGCCTCCTCGTGCTGCTGGCGGCCGGCGCCTTCCTGATCAACCGCCGGTGGCCGCTGCCGGATCTGATGCGCCGCCGCCGCTGA
- a CDS encoding ABC transporter substrate-binding protein: MRSVRIRILATLLVLAGVGVGGWQLLPTQENSGKTITVGTTDAVTSLDPAGAYDAGSWALFSNVFQSLLTFEPGGAAPVPDAAKSCGFVGTGLRTYRCTLRDDLTFPSGRKMTAEDVKFSFERVKRINDEVGPASLLATLGSVDAKGLTVTFHLSSPDATFPFKVATGAGSIVDHTRYPKRALRTDTGADGTGLYVLKTYTKEKRAVLAPNPHYEGAVKETGRPIVLRYYADSQALEAGWKAKKFDVAARQLPPALLAGLSPSDPKQRVTEVDSAETRNLVLNVRANAPLHDRRVRQAIAALINREELVSQTYKGTTDPLYGLIPAGITGHATSFFDDYPKPDAKKARTLLTEAGVSLPVRFTYGYAKGRGAAAQEAAELKRQLEASGLFKVATKGYEWTAFQKQYAEGRLDAWAVGWVADYPDPDTFSAPLVGTGNSMKNGYSSKAVDRLILDTQQDEDRSLATDSFRQLQEVVAQDVPLIPLWQRKEYVLSSEDVGGGQYLSDGTGVFRLWRLSWI; this comes from the coding sequence ATGCGATCGGTTCGCATACGGATTCTCGCGACGCTGCTTGTGCTGGCGGGCGTGGGTGTGGGCGGCTGGCAGTTGCTGCCCACGCAGGAGAACAGCGGCAAGACGATCACGGTCGGCACGACGGACGCTGTCACGTCGCTCGACCCGGCGGGCGCGTACGACGCCGGATCATGGGCGCTGTTCAGCAATGTGTTCCAGTCGCTGCTGACGTTCGAGCCGGGCGGCGCCGCCCCCGTGCCGGACGCGGCGAAGAGCTGCGGCTTCGTGGGCACTGGCCTGCGCACCTATCGCTGTACGTTACGGGACGACCTCACGTTTCCGAGTGGGCGCAAGATGACCGCCGAGGACGTGAAGTTCTCCTTCGAGCGGGTGAAGCGCATCAACGACGAGGTGGGACCGGCGTCCCTCCTCGCCACACTCGGCTCGGTCGACGCGAAGGGCCTCACGGTCACCTTCCATCTGTCCTCGCCCGACGCCACCTTCCCGTTCAAGGTGGCCACCGGCGCCGGTTCGATCGTCGACCACACCCGCTACCCCAAGCGTGCCCTGCGCACCGACACCGGCGCCGACGGCACCGGACTGTACGTACTGAAGACGTATACGAAGGAGAAGCGGGCCGTCCTCGCGCCCAACCCGCACTACGAGGGCGCCGTCAAGGAGACCGGCCGGCCCATCGTGCTGCGCTACTACGCCGACTCGCAGGCGCTGGAAGCCGGCTGGAAGGCGAAGAAGTTCGATGTCGCCGCCCGTCAGCTGCCTCCCGCGCTGCTCGCCGGACTCTCGCCGAGCGACCCGAAACAGCGGGTCACGGAGGTCGACAGCGCCGAGACCCGCAACCTCGTCCTCAATGTGCGGGCGAACGCGCCGCTGCACGACCGGCGGGTGCGGCAGGCCATCGCCGCGCTCATCAACCGCGAGGAACTGGTCAGCCAGACGTACAAGGGGACGACCGATCCGTTGTACGGGCTTATTCCGGCGGGCATCACGGGGCACGCGACGTCGTTCTTCGACGACTACCCCAAGCCGGACGCCAAGAAGGCGCGGACGCTGCTGACCGAAGCCGGGGTGTCGCTTCCCGTGCGGTTCACCTACGGGTACGCGAAAGGACGGGGCGCCGCGGCGCAGGAGGCCGCCGAGCTCAAGCGGCAGCTGGAGGCGAGCGGGCTGTTCAAGGTGGCGACCAAGGGCTACGAGTGGACCGCCTTCCAGAAGCAGTACGCCGAGGGCAGGCTGGACGCGTGGGCCGTCGGCTGGGTCGCCGACTATCCCGACCCGGACACCTTCAGCGCCCCGCTCGTCGGCACCGGCAACAGCATGAAGAACGGCTACAGCAGCAAGGCCGTCGACCGGCTGATTCTGGACACTCAGCAGGACGAGGACCGCAGCCTCGCGACCGACTCCTTCCGGCAGTTGCAGGAAGTCGTGGCTCAGGATGTTCCGCTGATTCCCCTGTGGCAGCGCAAGGAGTATGTACTCAGCAGTGAGGACGTCGGGGGCGGTCAGTACCTGTCGGACGGGACCGGTGTCTTCCGCCTCTGGCGGCTGAGCTGGATATGA